From a region of the Campylobacter sp. genome:
- the folP gene encoding dihydropteroate synthase, translating to MKIYKISNEADFALICERIGVRNAGRAIMQKKSRLNFFYLKDLRAPAANILKQDALSIGAELACNEGVILGRDDTDGVLIANDRQIEALAQKEALQDFGLKELAKFLSEKFAKPQSCEIMGVVNINSDSFNPASRAANLKEAICKIENMIEQGATIIDIGGVSSRPGSQYCGRDEEFARIKDVLGEIYRLRLHEKAKFSLDSFDEYCLEFALDRGFSIINDISANLALAPLALRYDATYVLMHMQGKPQNMQLAPKYDDLMGEIDEFFAQNLQQLRSAGLKKIILDVGIGFGKTAEQNLVLIKNLQHFLHFGCPLLVGASRKSVIDFYSPSAVADRLAGSLYLHQVAALNGAAIIRTHDVFEHVQMLRLMRAMDAAAVKF from the coding sequence ATGAAAATTTATAAAATTTCAAACGAAGCCGATTTCGCGCTGATTTGCGAGCGCATCGGCGTACGAAATGCGGGGCGGGCGATAATGCAGAAAAAATCGCGCCTAAACTTTTTCTATCTAAAAGATCTGCGAGCGCCCGCGGCGAATATTTTAAAACAAGATGCCCTTAGTATCGGCGCCGAGCTTGCGTGCAACGAAGGGGTGATCTTAGGGCGCGACGATACGGATGGGGTTTTGATCGCAAACGATCGCCAGATCGAGGCTTTGGCACAAAAGGAAGCTCTGCAGGATTTCGGGCTAAAGGAGCTCGCGAAATTTCTAAGCGAGAAATTTGCCAAGCCGCAAAGCTGCGAAATAATGGGCGTCGTCAATATCAACTCCGATAGCTTCAACCCCGCAAGCCGCGCGGCAAACCTAAAAGAGGCGATCTGCAAGATCGAAAATATGATCGAGCAAGGCGCCACCATTATCGACATCGGCGGCGTGAGCTCGCGCCCGGGCAGCCAGTACTGCGGCAGGGATGAGGAGTTTGCGCGCATAAAGGATGTGCTGGGCGAAATTTACCGCCTGCGTCTGCATGAAAAGGCTAAATTTAGCCTCGATAGCTTCGATGAGTATTGTTTGGAATTTGCGCTAGATCGGGGCTTTAGTATCATTAACGACATCAGCGCAAACCTCGCTCTCGCACCGCTTGCGCTTCGCTACGACGCTACTTACGTGCTGATGCACATGCAAGGAAAGCCGCAAAATATGCAGCTTGCGCCTAAATATGACGATCTGATGGGCGAGATAGATGAGTTTTTTGCGCAAAATCTGCAGCAGCTGCGAAGCGCGGGACTTAAAAAGATCATTCTTGACGTGGGCATCGGCTTTGGCAAGACCGCCGAGCAAAATTTGGTGCTGATTAAAAATTTACAGCATTTTTTGCACTTCGGCTGCCCGCTGCTCGTGGGCGCGAGCAGAAAGAGCGTTATCGATTTTTACAGCCCCTCTGCGGTCGCGGATAGGCTCGCAGGCTCGCTGTACCTGCACCAGGTTGCCGCTTTAAACGGCGCCGCGATCATCCGCACGCACGACGTTTTCGAACACGTTCAAATGCTGCGGCTAATGCGCGCGATGGACGCCGCTGCGGTAAAATTTTAG
- a CDS encoding HobA family DNA replication regulator yields MQDLHTWSVTAMRSEPGLEWLEDRKEDWTPLLASKLKFLHDGFAFIVICDDERSWFSEYIIKKINSSTNSRPLLPFFSLRSLYRGGVNSLEDALLLNDMLSLAFANGFIYFYIGNGNHPLAKIAKSHEDSYLWLIDERLQNSFYMSESDPSLDLKLIQLFKILDKSIDAVLFDEVVL; encoded by the coding sequence ATGCAGGATCTGCACACTTGGAGCGTCACGGCGATGCGCTCCGAGCCCGGACTTGAGTGGCTCGAGGATCGCAAGGAGGACTGGACGCCGCTTTTAGCATCAAAGCTAAAATTCCTCCACGACGGCTTTGCTTTCATCGTCATCTGCGACGATGAGCGAAGCTGGTTTAGCGAATACATCATCAAAAAGATCAACTCCTCTACCAACTCCCGCCCGCTGCTACCGTTTTTTTCGCTGCGATCACTCTACCGCGGCGGAGTAAATAGCCTGGAGGACGCGCTGTTGCTAAACGATATGCTAAGCCTCGCGTTTGCCAACGGCTTTATATATTTTTACATCGGCAACGGCAACCATCCGCTAGCTAAAATCGCCAAAAGCCACGAGGACAGCTATCTGTGGCTCATCGACGAGAGGCTACAAAACAGCTTCTACATGAGCGAGAGCGATCCGAGCTTGGATCTCAAACTGATTCAGCTTTTTAAAATTTTAGATAAAAGCATCGACGCCGTGCTTTTTGACGAAGTGGTGCTTTGA
- a CDS encoding CidA/LrgA family protein, with amino-acid sequence MNYLIQFSVILGISFVAEILAALVPVPIPASIYGLVIMLLALIFKLIKVSQIRETVSFFMQIMPVIFIPAGAAIIIAGDALRQHLFAIIAITAVSTVVVIGASGAVTQIFYKIALARVKRRLYEAAHEQDGVNTKGVDAKLEREILSGDDKK; translated from the coding sequence TTGAACTACTTAATCCAATTTAGTGTGATTTTAGGAATATCTTTTGTTGCGGAGATTTTGGCGGCGCTCGTGCCTGTGCCGATCCCCGCTAGCATCTATGGGCTAGTCATTATGCTTTTAGCCCTGATCTTCAAACTCATCAAAGTATCACAGATCAGAGAAACCGTGTCATTTTTTATGCAGATTATGCCTGTGATCTTCATCCCTGCGGGCGCTGCGATCATCATCGCAGGCGACGCGCTACGCCAGCATCTTTTCGCAATCATCGCGATTACGGCAGTCTCTACGGTAGTAGTCATCGGTGCAAGTGGCGCGGTAACGCAAATTTTTTATAAAATTGCCCTCGCCCGCGTTAAGCGCAGGCTTTACGAAGCCGCGCACGAACAAGACGGCGTGAATACAAAGGGCGTGGATGCGAAGCTGGAGCGCGAAATTTTATCCGGAGACGACAAAAAATGA
- a CDS encoding cytochrome C: MQSRAHLCPKCGEKRIYFDGICHSCSQRQRREEILNLSADEVEEMILKIADRIDEIEKWEEIYNDFWALFSLLGIHDPRIARAAAAAEIYYPPELYFGAPRDVRDALIAKLDSLQDNSKNALNHLLCSLAWQGDEKTTELFYELYKNPRPWRKKLYVGTEFYAKIGGWSFDRMGEHKSLVFNKCLVAVRVRDGAEKNGGCAIGRGDENANEILNFKGGAGSANSEQNTQKDVDEISNLHAGAQSAGVNFKADAQKDASSGLNLSENAKDARCEDANQNADEPVRIGRPTGQKCEFCGCEMLDMLRLKADEPRLAFLNLKRNAIFRCCPTCIGSVVYFCKRGADGEIELSYKGEGFTESYFLQEDMTRLCDMRFKIGGEVSPFYGCFSELDTTVGGYPQWVQDVSYLSCPSCGGTMKHLAQIPFGELVQGEGVIYVQICEKCKVLGGCFQCT; this comes from the coding sequence ATGCAAAGCAGAGCCCATCTATGCCCAAAATGCGGCGAAAAGAGGATCTATTTCGACGGCATCTGCCACTCATGCAGCCAAAGGCAGAGGCGAGAGGAGATTTTAAACCTAAGCGCGGATGAAGTGGAGGAGATGATCCTAAAAATCGCGGACCGCATCGACGAAATCGAAAAATGGGAGGAGATTTACAACGATTTTTGGGCGCTTTTTAGCCTACTGGGTATTCACGATCCAAGGATCGCGCGAGCCGCTGCCGCGGCGGAGATCTACTACCCACCGGAGCTTTACTTCGGCGCGCCTAGGGACGTAAGAGACGCGCTCATAGCAAAACTAGACTCGCTACAAGATAACTCCAAAAACGCGCTAAATCACCTTCTGTGCTCGCTTGCGTGGCAGGGCGACGAAAAAACGACGGAGCTATTTTACGAGCTGTATAAAAACCCCAGGCCGTGGCGCAAAAAGCTCTACGTAGGCACGGAATTTTACGCGAAAATCGGCGGCTGGAGCTTTGATCGGATGGGCGAGCACAAATCGCTCGTCTTTAATAAATGCCTCGTAGCGGTGCGCGTAAGAGATGGCGCGGAGAAAAACGGCGGCTGCGCGATCGGGCGCGGAGATGAAAACGCAAACGAAATTTTAAATTTCAAAGGCGGTGCGGGCAGCGCAAATTCCGAACAAAACACGCAAAAAGACGTAGACGAAATTTCAAATTTACACGCGGGCGCACAGAGCGCGGGCGTAAATTTCAAAGCAGACGCGCAAAAAGACGCTAGCAGCGGTTTAAATTTAAGCGAAAATGCAAAGGATGCCCGCTGCGAAGACGCAAACCAAAATGCGGACGAGCCCGTACGTATCGGCAGGCCTACGGGGCAAAAGTGCGAGTTTTGCGGCTGCGAGATGCTCGATATGCTGCGTCTTAAGGCCGACGAGCCGCGGCTTGCGTTTCTGAATTTAAAGCGCAACGCGATCTTTCGTTGTTGCCCGACCTGTATCGGTTCGGTCGTTTATTTTTGCAAGAGAGGCGCGGACGGCGAGATAGAGCTAAGCTATAAGGGCGAAGGGTTTACGGAGAGTTATTTTTTGCAAGAGGACATGACGCGACTATGCGATATGAGATTTAAGATAGGCGGCGAGGTTTCGCCATTTTACGGCTGCTTTAGCGAGCTTGATACGACCGTGGGCGGCTATCCGCAGTGGGTGCAGGACGTCTCGTATCTGAGCTGCCCTAGTTGCGGCGGGACGATGAAGCATCTAGCGCAGATCCCATTCGGCGAGCTGGTGCAGGGCGAGGGGGTTATATACGTGCAGATCTGCGAGAAATGCAAGGTTTTGGGCGGTTGCTTTCAGTGTACGTGA
- a CDS encoding LrgB family protein, translating to MREILMNSAFFGVFLCLGSFELGLYLKKRFKLTIFNPLLIGIVLTVCVLLLFKIPYEKFNASASHISFFLTPITVCLAVPLYEQLALLRSNFLAIFAGLISGMIAGLGSIYAMSVIFGLNHTMYVTLLPKSVTAPIGMGISESLGGIVTLTVACIIATGIIGSVFGEALLKIFGIKKAMAKGIALGCASHAMGTARALEIGDIEGAMASLAMAVTGLLTVIGAGIFAHFI from the coding sequence ATGAGAGAAATTTTAATGAACTCCGCTTTTTTCGGCGTATTTTTGTGCCTAGGCTCGTTTGAGCTGGGACTTTATCTAAAAAAGCGCTTTAAGCTAACTATTTTCAACCCGCTTCTAATCGGTATCGTGCTTACCGTCTGCGTGCTTTTACTCTTTAAAATTCCATACGAGAAATTTAACGCGAGCGCCTCGCACATTAGCTTTTTCTTAACGCCGATTACCGTCTGTCTAGCTGTGCCGCTATACGAGCAGCTGGCGCTTTTGCGAAGTAATTTTTTAGCTATTTTTGCAGGACTGATTTCGGGTATGATCGCAGGACTAGGCAGCATCTACGCGATGTCGGTGATATTTGGGCTAAATCACACAATGTATGTCACGCTACTACCGAAATCCGTCACGGCGCCAATCGGTATGGGTATCAGCGAAAGCTTAGGCGGCATCGTGACACTAACGGTAGCCTGCATCATCGCTACGGGCATCATCGGCAGTGTTTTTGGCGAGGCGTTACTTAAAATTTTTGGCATCAAAAAGGCGATGGCAAAAGGTATCGCCCTAGGCTGCGCGAGCCATGCGATGGGAACGGCGCGCGCTCTTGAGATCGGTGACATAGAGGGCGCAATGGCGTCTTTAGCGATGGCAGTTACGGGACTTCTTACCGTCATCGGTGCCGGTATTTTTGCACATTTCATTTAA
- a CDS encoding AAA family ATPase, protein MIISIARQTGAGGRETARKLAERLGYTYLAKADLLRKADELGCFEQMYEFYNEMPVNTLLQAISHNELANEQKRDRIVAIYEKIVSGGNVIVLGRCAGFFLRGHPDLLTVFLRASDEFKLARLEKEGHTDAREYMENSDAGRMSFHQYYTNQVWGASANYNICIDTSYCGIDNAVNIIEYLVKHHIEK, encoded by the coding sequence ATGATAATCTCGATCGCTAGACAAACGGGTGCAGGCGGACGCGAAACCGCGCGCAAACTAGCCGAGCGCTTAGGCTATACCTATCTAGCCAAGGCGGATCTGCTCCGCAAAGCAGACGAGCTTGGCTGCTTCGAGCAGATGTATGAGTTCTACAACGAAATGCCCGTAAATACGCTACTTCAGGCAATATCGCACAACGAGCTAGCCAATGAGCAAAAACGCGACCGCATCGTAGCAATCTACGAAAAGATCGTCTCGGGCGGCAACGTTATAGTGCTTGGGCGCTGCGCGGGATTTTTCTTGCGCGGACATCCAGATCTGCTGACGGTATTTTTACGCGCGAGTGATGAGTTTAAGCTTGCCAGATTAGAAAAAGAGGGCCATACCGACGCGCGAGAGTATATGGAAAACAGCGACGCGGGCAGGATGAGCTTTCATCAATACTACACCAACCAAGTATGGGGCGCGTCCGCAAACTACAATATCTGCATTGATACGTCATATTGCGGCATCGATAATGCGGTAAATATCATCGAGTATCTGGTCAAACATCACATTGAAAAGTGA
- a CDS encoding DNA polymerase III subunit delta', whose protein sequence is MKIINQIVLTSDYEGFKDKILAEIPRKNLRFFESVELKIDEARKIIDEAYVAEREDKIIVIAATKFGEEAQNALLKILEEPPKNTVFFLITPFINALLPTIRSRLIVQNLCVRKPRYRTGLNLARLSLKEAVEFIDAQIALERKGELDKTALKALIGEIALECFEAGVSLSGDELQRIDRLSYLAEHNAKAHAVLTPLLLMIEEKR, encoded by the coding sequence TTGAAAATCATAAATCAGATCGTTTTGACGAGCGATTATGAGGGCTTTAAAGATAAAATTTTAGCCGAAATTCCGCGCAAAAATTTAAGGTTTTTTGAAAGCGTCGAGCTTAAGATCGACGAGGCGCGAAAGATCATTGACGAAGCCTACGTCGCCGAGCGCGAGGATAAGATTATCGTCATCGCCGCTACGAAATTCGGCGAGGAGGCGCAAAACGCTCTGCTTAAAATTTTAGAGGAGCCGCCCAAAAATACGGTGTTTTTCCTGATCACCCCTTTCATCAACGCCCTGCTGCCCACTATCCGCTCGCGCCTGATCGTGCAAAACCTCTGCGTGCGAAAGCCTAGATACCGCACCGGGCTGAATTTAGCCAGGCTAAGCCTAAAGGAGGCGGTGGAGTTTATCGACGCGCAGATCGCGCTGGAGCGCAAGGGCGAGCTGGATAAGACGGCGCTAAAAGCGCTCATCGGCGAGATCGCGTTAGAGTGCTTCGAAGCAGGCGTCAGTCTAAGCGGCGATGAGTTGCAGCGGATTGACCGCTTGAGTTACCTTGCCGAGCACAACGCCAAAGCCCACGCCGTGCTTACTCCGTTACTGTTGATGATCGAGGAGAAAAGATGA